The genomic window TGAGGCGGATCTCGTCCTCGCCGAGCGGCTCGCCGTGGGCGCCCGCGGTGTCCTGCTTGTTGGGCGAGCCCCAGGCGATGTGGCTGTCGACGATGATCAGCGTCGGCCGGTCGTTCGTCTCGAGGAAGGTGTGGTAGGCCCGCTCCAGCAGCTCGATGTCGTTGGCGTCGCCGACGCGGACCACGTTCCAGTGGTAGGCCATGAACCGTTCGGCCACGTCGTCGGTGAACGCCAGCTCGGTCGAGCCCTCGATGGTGATCCGGTTGTTGTCGTAGACCCAGCAGAGGTTCGAGAGCCGCAGGTGGCCGGCGATGGAGGCGGCCTCGTGGGAGATGCCCTCCATCATGTCGCCGTCGCTGCAGATCGCGTAGACGTTGTAGTCGATGATGTCTTCGAACCCGGGCTGGTTGTAGCGGCTCGCCAGCCAGCGTCCCGCGATCGCCATGCCCACCGAGTTGCCCACGCCCTGGCCGAGCGGGCCGGTCGTGGTCTCGACGCCCGAGGTCAGCCGGTACTCGGGGTGCCCCGGGCACTTGCTGTGGAGCTGCCGGAACTTCTTGATATCGTCGAGCGAGACCGCCGGCGTGCCCAGGGCCTCGTAGTCCTCGTTGACCGACTTCACGCCGGCGAGGTGCAGCAGCGAGTAGAGGAGCATCGACGCGTGGCCGCAGGAGAGGACGAAGCGGTCGCGGTTCGGCCAGACGGGGTCGCCCGGGTCGTACCGGAGGTGGTTCTGCCAGAGGCAGTACGCGACCGGCGCCAGCGCCATGGGCGTGCCCGGGTGCCCGGAGTTCGCGGCCTGCACGGCGTCCATCGCCAGGGTGCGCATCGTGTTGATCGCCAGCGCGTCCATCGGGTCCTTGGCGGAGGAAACCGGCTGCTTCGTGTTCCGTTCCGGGCTCATGCGTCGATCGACTCCAAGACAGTCCCCGCGTGACGCCGCGGGCTCTCGCGGCGCCGGGCCGTTGAGGCCCCTTCCCGCCCTTCCGTGCGGTCCGGTTCGGCTCCGGTCCAAGGTGATTGTTATAACCCCTGGCGGCGCGTGACCGCTACGCCCGACCGGTGAATTCGGGCTCGCCCAAACGCCTCCCGGCTCCCCCCGACGCTCCTCCGAGACGGGCCCCGCGCCGGGTAGATCCGGGGAGGCCGGGCCCGAGGCACTCCCGCCCCGCTCCTTGCATTGCCCCGCCATGCATGTTTACCTCATCCGGCCCGAACTGCGGGCCGGGGCACGACGAAATCGAAGGAGAAGTCAGCGATGAGTCCCAGGATTGTCGCGCCGTCGATCTTCCTCTCCGGGGCGTGCGCGGCCGCGATCGCGGCGGATGGGAAGCCCGACAGGGCCGCCGAGCCGGCGTCGAATCCGCGATATCAGGTCTCGGCGGCGGGGAGCTCCCTGGTGCTGCTGGACGTAACGTCCGGCTCGACGTGGATCCTCGGGCAGGCCAGGGACGGGGGGAAGGCGTGGCTGCCCATCCCGCGCGGGGACGGGAAGGAGGTCCGCGAGGTGCCCGATTCGCTGCCGGCGGCCCCCTTCGCCCCCCCGCCGGACCTCCGCCGGTTCCTCGAATCCCAGGGATACAAGCGAATCCCCCTGCGCCGCATGGCGTCGGGGTACCTGACAACCGGCGCGAAGCTCAACGGCAAGGAACTCACCCTCGTGATCGACACGGGAGCTCCCAATAC from Aquisphaera giovannonii includes these protein-coding regions:
- a CDS encoding retropepsin-like aspartic protease, which produces MSPRIVAPSIFLSGACAAAIAADGKPDRAAEPASNPRYQVSAAGSSLVLLDVTSGSTWILGQARDGGKAWLPIPRGDGKEVREVPDSLPAAPFAPPPDLRRFLESQGYKRIPLRRMASGYLTTGAKLNGKELTLVIDTGAPNTHLDRERTRELGLKWMERGDGKAAGSDQGTAVAVVQAIEVGQARSGPIRIGIHSMAETNRAVQPYGDGPVDGVLGADVLDPAWAVIDYRKCELYLRDR